A window from Setaria italica strain Yugu1 chromosome VIII, Setaria_italica_v2.0, whole genome shotgun sequence encodes these proteins:
- the LOC101756717 gene encoding thioredoxin H5, producing MSSPVTSLVSEQDLKQKLAGATTKLVVLEFVKSDSQICEYVKRERDEIAKEMEDKAEFYELDIDTFKKFAEKFKVEALPAFVVMQNFVKKRHVVGTADLKKEIDDAYAKFERNAQVDSSPNNGSEQRQAEENSQQELERHWSYPQQEKAARSSGGRPIGPARARVKNALLDNLLRFLEKRYRR from the exons ATGAGTTCGCCGGTGACCAGCCTCGTCAGCGAGCAAGATTTGAAACAGAAGTTGGCGGGCGCCACCACAAAGCTG GTGGTGCTGGAGTTCGTCAAATCGGACAGCCAGATTTGCGAATACGTGAAGAGGGAACGGGATGAGATCGCCAAAGAAATGGAAGATAAAGCCGAGTTCTACGAGCTCGACATCGACACATTCAAG AAATTCGCGGAGAAGTTTAAAGTAGAGGCGCTGCCGGCGTTCGTGGTGATGCAGAATTTCGTTAAGAAGCGCCATGTGGTTGGGACCGCCGATCTCAAGAAAGAAATCGATGATGCCTACGCTAAATTCGAAAGAAACGCGCAGGTTGACTCCAGTCCTAATAATGGCTCCGAACAAAGACAAGCTGAAGAAAACTCACAACAAGAACTAGAGCGCCATTGGTCGTACCCCCAACAAGAAAAGGCCGCGCGAAGCAGTGGCGGCAGACCGATAGGACCAGCAAGAGCGCGTGTGAAAAATGCATTGCTAGATAACCTCCTTCGCTTCCTGGAGAAACGCTACAGACGCTAG